A single genomic interval of Pedosphaera parvula Ellin514 harbors:
- a CDS encoding glutaredoxin family protein, which translates to MAVNEKKIRLFIKPYCGWCHKATKWLDDHDVEYEVVDVIANDDAFDEMVKLSGQELAPVIDVHGRILADFGPDELARFWKKLEQGNA; encoded by the coding sequence ATGGCCGTGAACGAGAAAAAGATTCGCCTGTTTATCAAACCTTACTGCGGTTGGTGTCATAAGGCCACCAAATGGCTGGATGACCATGATGTGGAATACGAAGTTGTGGACGTTATTGCCAACGATGATGCTTTTGACGAAATGGTGAAACTATCCGGACAGGAACTCGCTCCCGTCATTGATGTTCATGGGAGAATTCTCGCAGACTTCGGCCCGGACGAACTCGCGCGTTTTTGGAAAAAGCTGGAGCAAGGCAATGCCTGA